The following are encoded together in the Kribbella voronezhensis genome:
- a CDS encoding ATP-binding cassette domain-containing protein, with translation MTLLRLHEVTKEFVTRGQGGLLAPKAAFTAVDQVSFEVSLGETLAIVGESGSGKSTTARIAARLLDPTRGTVEFEGQDITRATGKSLARFRNDVQVVFQDPFSSLNPRYTVERIVTAPLSYQGIAPPGGRRAFARELMERVGLNPDHSQRYPSQFSGGQAQRIGIARALAVNPKLVICDEAVSALDVSIQAQVIRLLLRLQRESGFSYIFIAHDLAVVRQIAQRVAVMNKGRIVELGTRDQIFDQPRDEYTKTLLAAVPQINPEWDRRRRQHEQERKASV, from the coding sequence CACCCGGGGACAGGGCGGACTGCTCGCTCCGAAGGCTGCCTTCACGGCGGTGGACCAAGTGAGCTTCGAGGTCTCGCTCGGCGAGACCCTGGCCATCGTGGGGGAGTCGGGCAGCGGGAAGTCCACGACCGCCCGGATCGCGGCGAGGCTGCTCGATCCGACTCGTGGCACCGTGGAGTTCGAGGGGCAGGACATCACTCGGGCCACTGGGAAGAGTCTGGCCCGCTTCCGCAACGACGTACAGGTGGTGTTCCAGGACCCCTTCTCGTCGTTGAACCCGCGGTACACGGTCGAGCGGATCGTCACCGCGCCTTTGAGCTATCAAGGCATCGCGCCACCCGGTGGCCGGCGAGCCTTCGCGCGCGAACTGATGGAGCGGGTCGGGCTGAACCCGGACCACTCGCAGCGGTACCCGTCGCAGTTCTCCGGCGGCCAGGCCCAGCGGATCGGAATCGCCCGGGCGCTCGCGGTGAACCCGAAGTTGGTCATCTGCGACGAAGCCGTGTCGGCCCTCGACGTGTCGATCCAGGCGCAGGTGATCAGACTGCTGCTGCGATTGCAGCGCGAGAGCGGCTTCAGCTACATCTTCATCGCGCACGACCTGGCCGTAGTACGGCAGATCGCTCAGCGGGTCGCGGTGATGAACAAGGGCAGAATTGTGGAGTTGGGCACTCGCGACCAGATCTTCGACCAGCCGCGGGACGAGTACACGAAGACGCTGCTGGCGGCTGTGCCGCAGATCAACCCGGAGTGGGACCGGCGTCGGCGGCAACACGAGCAGGAGCGGAAGGCGAGCGTATGA